From one Vicia villosa cultivar HV-30 ecotype Madison, WI unplaced genomic scaffold, Vvil1.0 ctg.000233F_1_1, whole genome shotgun sequence genomic stretch:
- the LOC131625725 gene encoding peroxidase 15-like → MNSLSTTLFCVVLVFGVLPFSSNAQLDPSFYKNTCPNVSSIVREVIRNVSKTDPRMLASLVRLHFHDCFVQGCDASVLLNTTDTIVTEQDAFPNINSLRGLDVVNKIKTAVETACPNTVSCADILALAAELSSTLSQGPDWKVPLGRRDSLTANQSLANQNLPAPFNTLDQLKAAFAKQGLNTTDLVALSGAHTFGRAHCSLFVSRLYNFSNTGNPDPTLNTTYLTQLRTLCPNGGSSNNLANFDPTTADKFDKNYYSNLQVKKGLLQSDQELFSTSGADTISIVNKFSADQNAFFESFKAAMIKMGNIGVLTGKQGEIRKQCNFVNSKSAELGLIIVGSTDSLEEGMVSSM, encoded by the exons ATGAACTCTCTTTCAACAACTTTGTTCTGTGTTGTGCTTGTATTTGGAGTCTTACCTTTCTCCTCAAATGCACAACTTGATCCCTCCTTTTACAAGAACACTTGTCCAAACGTTAGTTCCATTGTCCGTGAAGTCATAAGAAATGTTTCCAAGACAGATCCCAGAATGCTTGCTAGTCTCGTCAGACTTCACTTCCATGACTGTTTTGTTCAA GGTTGTGATGCATCAGTTTTGTTGAACACAACTGATACCATTGTGACCGAACAAGACGCTTTTCCAAATATCAACTCTTTACGAGGCTTAGATGTTGTCAACAAAATCAAAACCGCTGTAGAAACTGCTTGTCCTAACACTGTTTCTTGTGCTGATATTCTTGCCCTTGCTGCTGAATTATCATCTACACTG TCACAAGGTCCAGATTGGAAAGTTCCATTAGGAAGAAGAGATAGTTTAACAGCAAACCAATCACTTGCTAATCAAAATCTTCCAGCTCCTTTCAACACATTAGACCAACTCAAAGCTGCTTTTGCCAAACAAGGCCTTAATACTACCGACCTCGTTGCTCTTTCCGGTGCTCATACATTTGGAAGAGCTCATTGCTCTTTATTTGTTAGTAGATTGTACAACTTCAGCAATACTGGAAACCCCGATCCAACTCTTAACACAACATACTTAACGCAATTGCGCACGCTATGTCCCAACGGTGGATCTAGCAataatcttgctaattttgatcCAACGACTGCGGATAAATTTGATAAAAACTATTACTCTAATCTTCAAGTGAAAAAGGGTTTGCTTCAGAGTGATCAAGAGTTGTTCTCAACAAGTGGTGCAGATACTATTAGCATTGTGAACAAGTTTAGTGCTGATCAAAATGCTTTCTTTGAGAGCTTTAAGGCTGCAATGATTAAGATGGGTAATATTGGTGTGTTGACTGGGAAACAAGGAGAGATTAGAAAACAGTGTAACTTTGTTAATTCAAAATCAGCAGAACTTGGTCTTATCATTGTGGGTTCTACAGATTCATTAGAGGAGGGTATGGTTAGCTCAATGTAG